The genomic window TCAGCCCGCCGAGTTTGTAATCGACCTGTCCCAGGTCGTGGTGTTTCAGCGTCGCGATGACGGCCGTCCCGAAGACGAACGCCATCCCGCTCCCGACGGCGACCCGGGCGGGATACCCCATCACGAGTAACGCGGGTGTGACGAGGAACGACCCACCCATGCCGAAGAAGCCGAACAGCACGCCGACCATGAAGCCGAAGCTCACGAACAGTACGAGCGTCGTCAGTGCGATTCCAAAGGGCTCCATCTATGCGTGTTTGATTCGTTCGACGACCGGCGTTGCGACTCGCTCGAGCGCGCCGTATCCCACGTAGAGGACGATCGCCTCGAGGAGAACGGCACCAACAAGCGCGGCGGCCTGTACTGCTGACGAAGACGCTGCGAGGTCGATCATCGGTATCGACCTCCGACGTTCGGTTGTGTGCGAATCATGGGTTTCTGCTCAGTATCGACTACCCGAGGGATGCGTATAACGCTTTTGGGACTGCTACACAATATTACTGCAATCTATCTCACCGCTATCCAACGAGAATATTTCGATAGGTTATGGAGATACAAGGGTCGAACAGATGTCACTCGACGCCGCTGTGGCGCGGCCGACAGGAGTGGCGCGCGATTCAATCAAAATACTATCTCATATGATGAGTTGTCGGTACGAACACCGAACTGGTCAGATAGCTCATCTACGGCGAACATATTGCAATGGCATTGCTTTAGCCGAACAATATTATGATGGCAACACCTATGAGAGGTATGAAAGCGATCTGTGCGACCGACCTCTCCGCCGCCAGCGAGGCGACGGTCGAGAGCGAAACCTGCCTCGAGTGTCTCGGACGAATCGGCGTCGAGGAGATCCACCTCGTGACTGTGATCCCGTCGAACGTCCACGCGGGCATGCCCGGACTGGACTTCGAGGAACGGCGCGAACAAGCGCTGTCGCGCTACCGCCGCGTCATCGAAGACGCCGGCTTTGATGTCGAGGCCCACGTTGTCCGCGGCACGCCCCATCGTCGAATTAATGGGGTCGCGGAGGCAGTCGGGGCGAGCCTGACGGTGGTCGGTTCGCGCGGGAAGAGCCCACTCAAGAACCGTATCATCGGCTCGACCGCGCGCAACCTCGCGCGGACGACGGTCGTGCCGCTGCTGGTCAATCGGATCGAACGCGAGGCCGACGAGCCAGCCGTCGTTCGTGAGCACCTGTTCCAGCGGATGCTGTACGCGACGGACTTCTCGGAGAACGCCGAGCGGGCCTTCGAGGCGTTCTCGTACCTCCGGCACGCCACGCAGGAGGCGACGCTGGTCCACGTCGAGACGCCGAAGGACCCGTCGCTTCCGGACGATGCCGATCCCGAGGCACGACTCACGGACCTGGCTGCACAACTCGAGGACTGGGGGATCGAGACGCGAACCGAAGTCCGGCGGGGTGATCCGGCAGACGAGATCCTCGCCGCGGAAGACAAGTACGAGCCGACGGCGATTCTCGTCGGCTCGCGTGGGCACAGCAGGCTCCGCCGATTGTTGCTCGGGAGCGTCTCCGAAGACGTCGTCGCGCGGGCGGACGGCAACGTCATGCTCGTTCCGCCGGATCGGGGGGCCTAATACCGGAGACGGTCCGGCTCAACCCGACCGAGCCGTGAAGATCATCGGCCGCGGACAAGGACGTCGGCGTGTTTTTCGGCGAACCAGTGGGCAGTCGTACTCTCGTCATGGTTACTCCGAGTTCCGACACGGCGTCCCTCGCGAAGTGACGCTGACGAACGTCGTAGTATCCCGCCTCGAGCGCGCTGCGGAAGATATCGAGCTGTCGATCCGTCAGCAGATCCTCCATGCGACTCGCGTCGACGGCGTGGACGTACTCGATGTGGTATTCGATACCGTGCTCGTCGAACGCGTCAGCGAGTGTCGACAACCGATCCGAGCTGGTCGTCAGCTCCCACGTCACCGCACCGTCCTCAACCGCGAACGGGTCCCCATCGGAACGCCAGCTTGCCGTATGGGATCGAGCAGCGACAGATTCGGCGTCTCGACCTGCAGGAGTACCGTCTCGCCGTGTTTCTAGAACAACTCGAGATCGCGGATGTCGCTTCAATCGTCGAGCACGGCAAGTATCGGGATCGGCTTCTTCTACCAAGACCAGCCGTGGTCGGCACTACTGCACGGCTCTGGGTTTACGGTCCTCCTCGTACTCTAGGACTACTATCTGCTCAAAATCGTTGAACAACGGTGGACACTGCGCACACACGTCATCGACATTCGTGATTTCCAGACTCGATTGATACAAGTATCCTATGCACCACTATCGTCTAGACCTGTGTTCATAGCTGCTACCGATTAGCGGCCCGCGTCAGTCCGAATGCTCGCCGGGTAACTGTAAATCGTCGACGGAGCTCGGTTGCAGTTGGCGAACGAGATTCAGGTGCATGAGATGGAGATGCATCCCGATACCGTACAATATCAGCCCGAGTCTGACGAAAATGAGCGGGAGGAGTATCGATTCGATCGCCCGTGCCGCGCTCTCGAGATTCGCCGGCAGGACGACTCCGACCGCTAAGAGGAATGCGCTCACGATCACGACGAACCCGGTTCGGACTGCCCGGGAGTATTCCCTACTTGTCGAATTCGATCCTCGATCGCGTCGGTAGCGGGAGCCGGTTTTTCGGAACTCATAGCCGTATGCGAGCGACTAACGGCTTCGGTCGATCGGTTTAACTTGCAGCTGGTCGATCAACTCTCACACCATTCGCCGTTTCTCTCGTGAGGGACAGCGTCGACCGCTAGTCCGCTGTGAACGGTTTCACCCCATCTCTTCACTAGCCGGGTGTACTTTCTATATCTCGTCCCGATTACGCTAAGACGAGTCTCCTCTCGAGTCGGATACGAAGGACGCATGAATCTACCTACATCGACGATCGGTCAATGATGAACGTCGTCCCGCTCGCGCTCGGTATCGCTCTTCTCGCTGCCACTGTCATCGATATCGTTTGGACGACGCTCTGGATCGAAGGGGGAGCCGGCCCGCTCACGTCCCGACTGATGGTGGGGACGTGGGACACGCTACGACGAGTAGGCGGCCGGAACGCCGGACTGCTCAGCCTGTCCGGTGTGTTGCTCTTCGTGCTGAGCCTCACGGTCTGGATCGTGTTACTCTGGATCGGTTGGACGCTCGTCTTCGCCAGCGCCGAGAACGCCCTCGTCGATACGCTCGATCGAGGGCCCGTCTCGTGGTCCGACCGGCTCTATTTCACCGGATACACGATATTCACGTTGGGTATCGGAGACTTCGCACCCAGAACGGGACGCTGGCAGTTCGTCACGATACTCGCAACCGGGAACGGACTGCTCTTCGTCACCCTGAGCGTCACCTACGCGCTCAACGTCCTCGAGGCGGTCACCCAGAAACGCGCATTCGCCAGCACCGTGAGCGCGTTCGGAACGCACGGTGAGGAGATCGTTCGAACGAGCTGGACTGGTGAGGAGTTTCAGGGGCTCGAGGTGCCGCTGGATTCCGTCACGACGCAACTCGCTACCCTCACCGAGAATCACAAGGCCTACCCGATCCTCCACTACTTTCATAGCGCCCGGCCGGATCGATCGCCGATCGTCGAAATCGTCGCCCTCGACGAAGCGTTGACGCTGATCCGCTTCGGCGTTCCGAGCGATCATCGGCCGAACAAGCTTACTGTCCGAAACGCGCGTACGAGTGTCGAACACTACCTCGAGACGCTTCACGAAGGATTCGTCGAACCTGCGGACAGCCAACCTCCCCCGCCGGATCTTCGCACTCTCCGCGAGGCGGGTATCCCGACCGTCTCGAACGGGGAGTTCGAGACCGCGCTCGACGAACTGGAGACGCGACGACGAATACTGTACGGGCTCGTCGAATCCGACGCTCGAGACTGGCCGTCGCGAGGGACCGATTGATTCGCCCGTCGCTGACAGATGATAGCTCCCAGTGATCGGTTCCTCCCCATTGTTCAATACTCGTGTGATCGAACGGTAGCGTATGGCAACAGACGATTCTCTGGTTCGGACGCTGTTAATCGTTATCGCCGCAATCCTTCTCCTGCCGTTTCTCATGATGGCGCTCGCGATGCCCATGATGGGCGTCTGGGGCGGCGGCCACATGTGGGACGGCGGGATGTGGGGCGGCACCGGCCCCGTGTGGATGTGGCTGCTCATGGCGATTATTCCGTTGTTGGTAGTTCTCGGCCTCGGATATCTCCTGTACAGCGCGATTCGGCAGTCTAGTAGCCGACGGACGGATCCCGCTATCGAGGAGTTGAGGGCCGCCTATGCCCGCGGTGACCTAACAGACGAGGAGTTCGAGGAGCGCCGCGAACGCTTGCGTCGAGAGCGATAGTGGCGGGTCACGGCGTGGATATCGTCGTCGGCGAGAACGAGTGAGATGTGTTCGCCGACGGGCTCATCACGAGAATACCCGTCGTCTCGACAATCACGTCGTTGACTGTTACGAAGCATCCTCCAGATCGAGCTGACACATCCCGTCGTCGATGGCATTGACGAGCGTCCGATATCGGCGCAAGGCAACGTCGTCGACGTCCCCCCAGAATAGTCCGTCAGCAGCGCCCGCTCGAGTACTCATTGTCACCTCGCCTGTCTTGAGGATGTTAAAATACTTGTTGCCCGTGGATCACGGCTACTCGCGCTCGAGGTATCTTCCTATTCCTGTGCCTTCCGGTTCGACTGGAACTACCGGTCAGTACAGGGTGTTCAGTGAACGGTTGCCAATTCCAGCTCATGCTTTACGCCGTAGGTTGCTGGAGCAATGAGTGATGGCGTTAACTCAAATCGACCACGTCGGCGAGAACGACCAGATGGCAGACTGCATCGACAACTGTTTCGAAGCCGCTCAAGCGTGTGAATGGTGTGCTGATGAATGTGCTGGTGAAGGCGAAGGGATGGCCAAGTGTCTTCGTCTCTGTCGGGATGTCGCCGACCTCACGACGATGCACGCACGCTTCATGGCGCGGAATTCGAACTACAGTCCGCAGCTTGCGGAAGCCTGTGCTGGTGCATGCGAAGAGTGTGCAGAGGAGTGCGAACAACATGACGAGGAACACTGTCAGGTCTGTGCTGACGTACTTCGAGAGTGTGCCGAGTCCTGTCGGGAGATGGTATCGGCGTAGAATCTGCGACCAATCCTGTCCGTCCACAACCCCTTCCATTTTCGCTACTAGCGTATTGTCGGCATCATCATACCCCTGTCCGATGCTAGAAATCATACGCCATGGCTCGTGAGACAGCGCCACCCTCCCGAGAGGAGATCGAAGAACGCATTCAACAGGTCGGTAGGTACTCCCGCGTAGTCCATATCGGATTGTTCATCATACTAACTGCGTTTCTGTTAGCCGTTATCGTCGTCCTTCCCGCCAATCTCGAAAGCCCATCACAGGCGGTCGAGTCGATACTTATGCCGCTCACGTTTGTCGGACTGGGTACCATCCTGTACGGAATCGGAATGCATCTTCACTTGATGCATTTGAACCTCGTCCGCCAGTTACAGCCTGAGCCGACGGATGATAAACGGTCAGCTCCTGACTCAAATGACTGATTTCGAACGAAACGCGGAATCGAGCGTATCCAGTTCGCGTCCAGTATGATCGTGTCGTTCAGTGAACCCCCGGCCTGGGAATTCACGAACGACCGGCCGGTTATCGCGTCGTCCGTCCCATCGCCTTCGCGAGCGACAGAAGAAAGCCCAGTCCGGCCTTGACGTCCGGATCGCGCAGCGCTTTCGCGACATCGATCGGACCGGCGGGTTCCGCCGGCTCGGAACCGGCCTCGCCGACCGCCTCGAGGAGGCCCTCGAGCGTCCAAGCGACGTCCTCGTCGGCCGCCGTATCTGCCACTTCGCCGAGGGTCGCCCCGGTCGCGGCGAGGTCGGTCACCATGTCGTCGTCCATCGCGTTCAAGGCCAGCGCGGCGAGATCAACCAGCGCAGCGAGGTCGTCGAGCGTGCCCGATCGCTGTAGCCGAGCGAGCGTCTCGAGTCCGTCCGCGAGGTCCTCGGCGTTCTCGCCGGTCGCCTCGCCCAGTCGAGCGACCTCCTCGGTCGCCAGCCCATCAGCTGCGGCGCCGAGGTTCGTCGTCGTTCCGGCCAGTTCCTCGATCATTCGGTCGTCCATCGCGGCGGTCGCGAGGTCCGCCGTATCGAGCAGGTCGTTGACGACGCCGATGCGCTCGAGAAATCGGGCGACCTCGTCGGGGTTTTCGTCGACGAGTTCCTCGAGCGCCGCTGTCTGCTCGATGGATTCCGCTGCGGAGTCGGATTCCGTTTCGGGCATCTTAGAGTAACCCCCGTGCGGTGAGCCAGTACGACTCGTTGTAACCGAGCTTCGCCCAGTGAAGCGGTTTCGACGGCTCGCGGACGTAGGGCTCCTCGCCGTAGGTGAACTCGATGAACGTGGCCTCGTCCATCCCAGCCTCAAGGAAGCAGACGGTCTTCCCGTCGTAGGTCGCCGTCGGCGTCTGCCCGCGGGCACGGCTGGCGATTCGATCCGCCACGACGCCAGCCTCGTAGTGGGCGACGCTGCCGGCCTTACTCGTCGGCACGTCCGCGACGTCGCCGATCGCGTAGACGTCCTCGGCCGCCGTCGCTTCGAGCGTGTGCCTGTCGACGTCAACCCAGCCGTCCTCGCCCAGCCCCGCGTCGATCACGAGGTCGCTGCCCCGGTGGGGCGGGATGGCCACGAGCAGGTCATACTCGAGTTCCGTCCCTTCGACCGTTTCGACGACTTCCGCGTCCGGGTCGACCTCGTCGACGTTGAAGAACGTCTCGAGAGTGATGTCGCGCTCCTCGAACAAGTCGGTTGCCCAGTCGGCGACCGACTCGAGGCCGTGGGCGCGGTTGATCGGGTACGTGTAGGTGATCTCGATGTCCTCGCGGCGGCCCCGCTCGCGGAGCCAGTCGTCGACCATTAGCGGAAACTCGACGGGCGCCGCCGGACACATGTGCGGGACGCCGACGACGCTCAGGACGAGGTGGCCCTCGGTGAAGTCGGCGAGTTCGTCCCGAAGCCGCTCGGCGCCGTCGGGGCCGTAGAAGTGGTGGGCGCCCTCGGCGAGTCCCGGTATGGCCTCGGGCTGGAGGTTCGCGCCGGTCGCCAGCACGAGCTGGTCGTAGCGCAGCGAGGACGTCCGGTCTGCCAGCGAGAGTCGGTTTCGGTCCGTATTGACGTCGGTAACTTCGTCGATCGTCAGGGTGACGCGGCAGTCGACCAACTCCTCGATCGGCCGCTTCGCGTCGTCGACCGTCTTCTCTCCGAACGGCACGTAAAGGAAGGTCGGCTTGTAGACGTGGTTCTCGTCGGCCGTGATCAGCCGGACCTCGACCTTGCCGTCCTCGATCTCCGTCTGTAATTCGCTCGCGAGTCGGTTCGCGAGGACCGTTCCGCCCGTCCCGCCGCCGACGATGGCGATTCGATGCATTTCAGTTGACCTCCAGGTAGATATTCCAATGATCGTCGCGCTCTTCGATTTCGAGCAGTTCGTGGCCGGCTTCCTCGAGCCACTCCGGAACGTCGGTCGTGGAGTTTCGTTCGGTGGTCTGAAGTTCGACCACGGTACCGGCGTCGAGGGTCTTCACCTTCCCGATGAGGTCCATCAGCGGGCCGGGACACGATGCGTCCTTCGAGTCGATCGTTACGTCAGGGGTAAGTTCGTCAGTCATTGGTCTCCGATTGTAGGTTTCGGCGTCGTCGCTCGAACTCGTCTTCCGAAAGTTCGCCGCGGGCGTAGCGTTCGCGGAGTTCCTCGAGCGCACGATCAGGTCGGTCAGCGCGGTCGTCCCGGTGCCGACTGCCGGCCCAGGTGATCAGTAGGGCCAGCAGGCCGAGCAGGACGATCGGCCAGAGGAACATCCAGCCGCCGAACGCTCCCCAGCCGCCCATCGATCCGCCGGCACCGCCGCCGTGGGGCTGCGCGGACGCTGTCGCGGTCGCGGCGACGAGGAGGACGGCGGTGAAGGCCGTCGCTCGGCCCGCATACCGTCCGATCGTTTCGTGTGGGTCGGTCATCGTTCGATCACACCCGGAGAATAGTATTGTATAGTAATGGCACTATCGAGAACCCCTTCTGTTCAGGAATTGGCGATAGAGTTATAGGCGATAATCGCTCTCGGGAAATTTACCGCACTCCAAACCGACCGTAATGGATCCCAACCAAACGCTGGACTAAGGTACTTCTGCCCTAAAGATAGCTGCGTTGAGTGGAATAGTATCTCCTTCCTTCCGGGGTATCCGATACGACCGCTACGAACAGCGATCGGTCAGTCGCGTCGCTCACAGTGGGAGAATTTTCGGCTGTTTCCCGACCCAATATTGCCCATGGTGCACAAAATAATTATGGTCATGGAGACCGTACCGTCGATCGATGAGCGAGTCCATCGACGATGAACGACAACGGATCCGCGAGCAGAAGAAACGAGAGTTGCAGGAACGCCTCGAGAACGGCGGGAACCTCAACGCCGACAGGGAGAGCACCGCGCCCGACGAGCCGATCGAGATCACCGGTCAGGATCACCTTGACGAGGTCGTCGCGAAGCACGATGTCGTCCTCGTGGACTGCTATGCCGACTGGTGTGGCCCCTGCCAGATGATGGAGCCGACCATCGAGGACCTCGCAGCGGAGGCCGACGCCGCGGTCGCGAAGGTCGACGTCGACGCTCACCAGCGGATCGCCCAGCAACTGGGCGCCCGCGGGGTCCCGACGCTGGTTCTCTACGCCGACGGCCAGCCGGTCGAGCGCATGGTCGGCGCCCAAGACCGCGGGACGCTCGGGAACCTGATCAAGCAACACACGTAACGCCTTGAGTTCCGTCCCTACGCCAGGTGCGGTGCCCGGCCGCACCCGGTCACCCCGCGACGGATCGACGGCACGACCGCGCCGTTGCCACACCGTAACCGCTTTCAATTCAACTATGTCCACTGACTGGAGACGCGCGATCGAAACGCAACGCGAGGAGAAAGATCGATACTTCGGCGGCGATCCGCACTCGCCGATTCCGCCGGACGAGCGCGAATCGTTCGACGGCCTCGAGTACTACCAGATCGACGAGGAGTACCGGTTCGAACTACCGCTGCACGAGTATGACGATCCCGAACGGGTCACCGTCGGGACGAGTACCGACGGCGAGCGGGAGTACCTGCGCTGGGGCGAGTTCCGGTTCACCGTCAACGACGAAGACATTACATTGCAGGCCTACAAGGCGGATCCGGACGACGAGCGCCTTTGGGTTCCGTTTCGGGACGCGACCAGCGGCGACGAGACCTACGGCGCCGGCCGATACCTCGATCTCGAGGACGACGCCCACCGAACAGACGACGGAAACTGGATTCTCGACTTTAACGAGGCGTACAATCCGACGTGCGCGTACTCGGATCAGTACGAGTGCCCGCTCCCGCCGGCGGAAAACTGGCTCGAGGTGGCGATTGAGGCTGGCGAAAAGGCGTATCACTGAGTTCCGTTCGACCAGCGCGGAACAACAGGTTCGTCCCTCGAGTTAGATCGTCTCCGCTGGATCGTGTTCGTCTGCCATTCGCGCTGCTTCGTGGGCGTACCGGTCGCGGACATCTGGGTTCTCGACGGTCGCGAGATCATCGGGAGAGACGTCCTTCGCGGCAGTGACCGTGTCCAGATCGACCGCCTGCGCTGCGAGTTCCTTTCGGAAGGTTCGAGTTCCGTCGGGGGTCGCGTAGGTGAGGATAATGAGGTCGCGATTGTCGTAATCGCGCTCGACGAGCCACACGCGAACGTCGTCCGATTCCGATGGCATGGGGACCCAAACGGGAAGCGTAGGGGTAGTCGTTGGGGTTGAGAGTTTAGTGGTTCGAGGGCTTCATCAGTATCTACGGCTTCGGATCGGGAATGTCACCACCGACGCTCGTCTACGACGACGATTGCGGGGTCTGTACTCGTGCGGCGCGATTCGTAGACCGCCGCGCGGCGATCAATATCGTCGGCTTTTCGGAACTCTCCGACGATCTGCGAACTCGCTTGCCGCCCGACTACGAGGAGTGTGCACACTTCGTTACTGACGAGACGACCTACTCCTGTGGGGCAGCGATGGAACGCGCCTATGAACGGACTGGCCTTCTGCCATCGCAGCTTTTTCCGCTAGTTCGTCGCGTTCCGGGATACGTACCCGTCCGTGAGTTCGTCTACCGTGTTGTCGCGTCGAACCGGCCGTCGATCGGCCGATTGCTGCCGTAGCTTCTCGAAAGTACGTAGGTAACCCACTATTCTGACCGAGATTCGATCGAAAACGGACGACGACTCGAAGAAGAGCCGAACGCGTCCTGCAGATTCAGAGCTCCAGAAGAAGCATCGATCCGTAGCCGAGCCCGAACGCGAGAACGAACGAGCCGATCCAGGCTGCCACGGTGTAGCCCAACTTTCGGGGGCTAACGCCGGCACTGCCGGCGACTGCAGCGCCGCTGCCGACAATGGCGCTGACGATGATCTCGTTGAACGAGACCGGCACCCCCAGCAGGACCGCGGTCTGTGCGATGAGAAAGGACGGAACAAGCGTCGAGATCGATCGACGCGGCCCCAGCGACGCGTATTCCTGTGAGATTGACTTGATCATCCGCGGTGCGCTCGTCCACGAGCCGACAAGGATCCCGATACCGCCACCGAACAACACCACGAACGGCGACACCGTCGGCAGGTCCTCGAGTAGCGGGAACAGCGGGCCGACGGCCAGCCCGACCTGACTCGCGCCAGCCGAGAACGCCACGAGTGCGCCTAGTGAGATCACGAATCGACGCAGACCACCAATCTGATCGCGACCGACGTCCCAGCGAACGACAGCCGCAGCGACGGCGCCACTACTGATCGAGATCGCGACTGTGGCGGCGGCGCCGTCGATGGGAACCAGCGTAGCCCCGGCGGCGGCGAGCGTTCCCCCGACTGACGAGCAAAACGAGAACTCGAGATTTGCGACCACGACGCCGACGACCCCAGCGAGGATCGGGACGCTGACGTCCTCGGGGACGTCGGGCCGAGGAAGAATGCTGGCAAGTCCGTAAGCGATGCCTCCGCCCACGAACGGCGTGAGTACCCAGACCGCGCCGGTTTCAGCGTACTTCCCCCAGGCGGGATCGCCGCCGAGCGCGAAGCCGACGCCGATGACCGACCCGGTTACGGTGAACGCGGTCGCGATCGGGTACCCGGTATAGATCCCGATCGCCATCAGGCCAGCGCCGAGCAGCAACACGA from Halopiger xanaduensis SH-6 includes these protein-coding regions:
- a CDS encoding universal stress protein encodes the protein MKAICATDLSAASEATVESETCLECLGRIGVEEIHLVTVIPSNVHAGMPGLDFEERREQALSRYRRVIEDAGFDVEAHVVRGTPHRRINGVAEAVGASLTVVGSRGKSPLKNRIIGSTARNLARTTVVPLLVNRIEREADEPAVVREHLFQRMLYATDFSENAERAFEAFSYLRHATQEATLVHVETPKDPSLPDDADPEARLTDLAAQLEDWGIETRTEVRRGDPADEILAAEDKYEPTAILVGSRGHSRLRRLLLGSVSEDVVARADGNVMLVPPDRGA
- a CDS encoding potassium channel family protein, with the protein product MNVVPLALGIALLAATVIDIVWTTLWIEGGAGPLTSRLMVGTWDTLRRVGGRNAGLLSLSGVLLFVLSLTVWIVLLWIGWTLVFASAENALVDTLDRGPVSWSDRLYFTGYTIFTLGIGDFAPRTGRWQFVTILATGNGLLFVTLSVTYALNVLEAVTQKRAFASTVSAFGTHGEEIVRTSWTGEEFQGLEVPLDSVTTQLATLTENHKAYPILHYFHSARPDRSPIVEIVALDEALTLIRFGVPSDHRPNKLTVRNARTSVEHYLETLHEGFVEPADSQPPPPDLRTLREAGIPTVSNGEFETALDELETRRRILYGLVESDARDWPSRGTD
- a CDS encoding SHOCT domain-containing protein; the encoded protein is MTDPHETIGRYAGRATAFTAVLLVAATATASAQPHGGGAGGSMGGWGAFGGWMFLWPIVLLGLLALLITWAGSRHRDDRADRPDRALEELRERYARGELSEDEFERRRRNLQSETND
- a CDS encoding sulfurtransferase TusA family protein — translated: MTDELTPDVTIDSKDASCPGPLMDLIGKVKTLDAGTVVELQTTERNSTTDVPEWLEEAGHELLEIEERDDHWNIYLEVN
- a CDS encoding four-helix bundle copper-binding protein; its protein translation is MALTQIDHVGENDQMADCIDNCFEAAQACEWCADECAGEGEGMAKCLRLCRDVADLTTMHARFMARNSNYSPQLAEACAGACEECAEECEQHDEEHCQVCADVLRECAESCREMVSA
- a CDS encoding DUF1684 domain-containing protein produces the protein MSTDWRRAIETQREEKDRYFGGDPHSPIPPDERESFDGLEYYQIDEEYRFELPLHEYDDPERVTVGTSTDGEREYLRWGEFRFTVNDEDITLQAYKADPDDERLWVPFRDATSGDETYGAGRYLDLEDDAHRTDDGNWILDFNEAYNPTCAYSDQYECPLPPAENWLEVAIEAGEKAYH
- a CDS encoding SHOCT domain-containing protein, with amino-acid sequence MATDDSLVRTLLIVIAAILLLPFLMMALAMPMMGVWGGGHMWDGGMWGGTGPVWMWLLMAIIPLLVVLGLGYLLYSAIRQSSSRRTDPAIEELRAAYARGDLTDEEFEERRERLRRER
- a CDS encoding NAD(P)/FAD-dependent oxidoreductase, whose translation is MHRIAIVGGGTGGTVLANRLASELQTEIEDGKVEVRLITADENHVYKPTFLYVPFGEKTVDDAKRPIEELVDCRVTLTIDEVTDVNTDRNRLSLADRTSSLRYDQLVLATGANLQPEAIPGLAEGAHHFYGPDGAERLRDELADFTEGHLVLSVVGVPHMCPAAPVEFPLMVDDWLRERGRREDIEITYTYPINRAHGLESVADWATDLFEERDITLETFFNVDEVDPDAEVVETVEGTELEYDLLVAIPPHRGSDLVIDAGLGEDGWVDVDRHTLEATAAEDVYAIGDVADVPTSKAGSVAHYEAGVVADRIASRARGQTPTATYDGKTVCFLEAGMDEATFIEFTYGEEPYVREPSKPLHWAKLGYNESYWLTARGLL
- the trxA gene encoding thioredoxin, translated to MSESIDDERQRIREQKKRELQERLENGGNLNADRESTAPDEPIEITGQDHLDEVVAKHDVVLVDCYADWCGPCQMMEPTIEDLAAEADAAVAKVDVDAHQRIAQQLGARGVPTLVLYADGQPVERMVGAQDRGTLGNLIKQHT
- a CDS encoding thiol-disulfide oxidoreductase DCC family protein, translated to MSPPTLVYDDDCGVCTRAARFVDRRAAINIVGFSELSDDLRTRLPPDYEECAHFVTDETTYSCGAAMERAYERTGLLPSQLFPLVRRVPGYVPVREFVYRVVASNRPSIGRLLP
- a CDS encoding inorganic phosphate transporter; this encodes MELTTILLFATAAVASLFMAWVIGAGSSGATPFAPAVGANAISTMKAAFLVGLLGFAGAVTQGASVSEAVGQGLVEGVTLPTAGVIVVLLLGAGLMAIGIYTGYPIATAFTVTGSVIGVGFALGGDPAWGKYAETGAVWVLTPFVGGGIAYGLASILPRPDVPEDVSVPILAGVVGVVVANLEFSFCSSVGGTLAAAGATLVPIDGAAATVAISISSGAVAAAVVRWDVGRDQIGGLRRFVISLGALVAFSAGASQVGLAVGPLFPLLEDLPTVSPFVVLFGGGIGILVGSWTSAPRMIKSISQEYASLGPRRSISTLVPSFLIAQTAVLLGVPVSFNEIIVSAIVGSGAAVAGSAGVSPRKLGYTVAAWIGSFVLAFGLGYGSMLLLEL
- a CDS encoding helix-turn-helix domain-containing protein; translated protein: MEDLLTDRQLDIFRSALEAGYYDVRQRHFARDAVSELGVTMTRVRLPTGSPKNTPTSLSAADDLHGSVGLSRTVSGIRPPDPAERA
- a CDS encoding DUF7512 family protein, giving the protein MIDLAASSSAVQAAALVGAVLLEAIVLYVGYGALERVATPVVERIKHA
- a CDS encoding DUF1641 domain-containing protein, producing the protein MPETESDSAAESIEQTAALEELVDENPDEVARFLERIGVVNDLLDTADLATAAMDDRMIEELAGTTTNLGAAADGLATEEVARLGEATGENAEDLADGLETLARLQRSGTLDDLAALVDLAALALNAMDDDMVTDLAATGATLGEVADTAADEDVAWTLEGLLEAVGEAGSEPAEPAGPIDVAKALRDPDVKAGLGFLLSLAKAMGRTTR